TACTGATAACTGCATGATGGAAGATGATTCGGCACAAGTAGACATCCATCTTTTTGATTCCCTGCAAATACAACTGGGAACGGCTTCGGCTGCTTTTAATGATACGCTTCTCTGCCCCGGCCAAAGCCTGAATTTAATAAACCGCAACAGCCCTGGAAATAACGTCATGTTGCAGTATCAATGGTTTGCCGGTGATTCTCTGCTATCAACCGGTTCCGGTTTTCAGGTTCATGCAGATTCAATTTATCAGGCTTTTGCCACGAATAATGGCACTTTGTCGCAGTGGCTCAGGCTACACTATACCGATGCCTGCTTCTCCATTTCCGATTCGGTTCTGGTAACAATACCCGGCAAGGTTGAAATCACATCTGCAATCAGCGATACGATTGTTTGCCGCAATACACCTTTTTATTTCAAGGTAAATCTCAATGGTGGAGATTCTTCCGCTTACGCAGTGACATACTTTGAAATAGATGGACCAGATACCAACCTGCTGGCAACGCACAATCCCACAACTTATTCGGATTCCCTATCGCTTAACATTGCAGCCGGAGATACTGGTGGAACGGTATTTCTCGCCCTACTTGATGATGGGTGCAACGAGCAACCGGATACAGTGAAAATCCGGGTACGCTCACATTTACCGTTGAGCCTGGGCTTGCCTTTTACTGATACCACGGTTTGCAGTGGTGCTGAATTGACCGTTCACCCCACAGGAAGCAATGGAAATGGCGATTATAATTACACATGGCACCTTTTGCCAAACAGCCCGGCCCAGGTTGGCGACAGCCTCAAAACAGGCCCGGTAACGCAGATGCTGCAATACAAGGTGGTGCTGGATGACCATTGCCAGGCCGAAAAAGATTCATCCACTTTTACCATCCGGGTATTCGAGCAAATTTCCGCTGAAATAGCAACCGGGGGCGTAAACCTCAGCGATACCATCTTTTGCCCCGGCAGGGAACTGATCTTTTTGAACAGTGCCGATACTTTTCCTGACAACACAGGAATTGATTACAAGTGGTTTGTAGAGGGTATTTTACTGAAAACCAATGACACCGCTACTTTTAATGCCGATAATCTCTACGGTCAGTTTAACCCCTCAGGCACCGGCCCGCTCAGCTTGAACCTGAAACTACAGTTCGGGGATATTTGTACCACGGTCTACGATTCTGTTTTGATGCACATCCCGGCACCGCTGGAGGTTACCATAACTGGCGATACGCTGGTGTGTCCCGGAAAGCCTGTTGTTCTGAAAGCCACGGCCACCGGAGGTTTGCAGCAGGATTATATGTTCAACTGGTTCCATGAAAAGCAAGGGAACTGGACCGACATTAGCACCGACCCACAGCGGGTTTCTGATACGGTGACATTCTTTGCCTCGACCAATCCGCAAAGCAATGGGGAAGTACTGGCCGTGAGCCTGAAAGATGGCTGCAACACTGACACGGTGCTCACAATCCACAACTTAGAATATTTTTCGCCACTGGAACTGACGGTTCTACCGGATGACACACTGCTTTGCCACGGCACTTCTATTGACTTCATGACCAGCACCAGTGGTGGTTCGGGCATGGATTACAAAGTGCAATGGTTTGATGAGTCAGGTACACTGCTGGATTCGGGCTTCACCTTAATGTTCGATGCCGAACACAGCGGGAACGATAAGCAGGTAGAAAGCAAAATGTATCAGGCCGTGCTAACTGACGGCTGTATGCCCCAGGCTGATACCGCTACCTTTACCTGGCGCGTAAACCCACCGTTGATGGCCATGATTCAGAACCAGAGCAATACGCTGGGCGATACGGTGCTCTGCTATGGCGAATCGTTAACGCTGCAATCTGCCGGTATGGGCGGAATTGGAATGGCATATACCTACACCTGGAAACTGGATGGCCAGCCATACTCCGCCAGCCCTGACATCACACTCTTTTCTGACCTGCTGTACGATAGTCTCATACAGGCAGGGAAAAGTTCGGTAATAGTTACCCTCGAAATGAATGATGGCTGCACCGGTGAGAAGGATTCGGTAAATATCCTGATTGATATTCTGCCTCCGTTGGATATACAACTCACCACTCCCGATACCTTGTGTCACGGCAATGATTGGATTTTCGGGTCCGCATTTTCCGGTGGAGATACCTCCAACTACCTTTTCCAGTGGTATCTGAATGGCGCTCCGGTTTCGCAGGACAGTCTGTTTGATTTCAATTTTGATGATTTTCTGAGCAATGGCGGAAGCCCCGGTACACAAACCCTGGAGGTAATTATAGAGGACAACTGCTCAACTCCCGCTGCCCTGGATAGTTTCCAATTCATAATTACTGAACCCCTGATGCTTGACATTACAGCAGACAAACCTTGCGCTGATCCTGAAATTACGTTAAGCGCTAATGCATCCGGTGGAAAACCACACCAACACCTGATAAACTGGTTTGATGACAGTGGAAATGCCCGTGGAACCGGGAATACAATAAACCTAAGCCCAGACCGGACTTTGAATGTTTTTGCCGTGCTCACTGATAATTGCACGAACCCCGAAGCAAGAGACAGCATTATAATTTACCCGTTGCCACAAATTTCAATAACGCAATCGGATACCGCAGGATGTGAGCCTTTGCAATTGGAAATTAATATTTCAAAAGAGAACACCACGAATTACCGGTATTCGCTGAAACTTAATGGAACCCTCACAGATTCTTTTGTTACAGAGGAATACACGCTTATCCTAAACAATGGAAATTATTTATTTGAATTAGAAGCTAAAGGCGATGGTGGTTGCGCTCGCAGTTATTTTCTAAATCCCATAGAAGTATATCCCTTGCCGGTTGCCAATTTTAGTTGGGATCCATCAAGGCCAACCTGGAATAATAAAACCGTCCGGTTCATTAATCAAAGTACGGAAGCTAATTCCTATACGTGGGAGATTTCCTCATTTGGCACCTATAATGAAATTGAGCCAACCATCGCCATTTCGGATACCGGAACTCATTTGGTTAGGTTAATTGCGATGACCAATTTCGGTTGCAGCGATACATCGGAAAAATCGCTCACAATATTCCCTACTTACAATTTGTATTTACCAAATGCTTTCAGCCCAAACAGTGATAACTTTAACGACCGATTCATTCCGCAAGGAACCGGCTTCCAAAGCTATGACCTCAAAATCTTCAACCGCTGGGGCCAACTGCTATTTGAAGGAGATGAAACCCACCATTGGGACGGGACCTATCGCGGGGAACTGGTAATGGAGGGCGCCTATCCGTATATTCTCCAGGCGATAGATGATGAAGACAACCGCCACCTCCTAAAGGGAACGATTCAGGTGCTGCGGTAGAAAGTAATCCAAAATATTCTTAATATTCACGTAGCACATTGAAGGAATTAATCTTTTAATTATTTTGATAAATATATACTACGAACAGGATAAAATTCTTAATAAATAAATAAGTCAAGATATGTATCTTATAAAAAAATGTCAAGAGTGAAAACCATAGGTAGCATCGCAGAAAACGAATTATGTCGTTGCCAATCCTCATAAGAACATTTAAGTATTTCTGCTATTAATTTAAAATAACATTATAAAATTATAACAAAATCAACTTGCCGTTATTTTTTGTCCTTATACTCTCGCTCCCGGCTGCGGATAAACACCCTCCCTGCCATATATTGTTATTAGATTTGTGCCATGATAAAATCAGGCACGACATCTGACCAAATAGAAAGGTGATTCATGGAGCATAATTTTTTTGAACTTAAACAATATATCGCCAGCAATGCATGATATTGAGCCATACTTTAATTGGCGACACCTTTATACGGCTGAGGAGGACGAGCATTCTCCATTCTTCAGAAAGGAGTACAGCGAGATATATTTCTCCAATGCCGTTTATGATCACCTTATTCATCCGCAATGGGATGAGTTCGGTTCTGAGACGCTATACCTGAAACTGCTGTTTGTGAACTATGAGCAAGGTTACGCTATCATTGAGTTTATCGGGGAATGGAATGACTGCATTTCGTTTGATGTGCAACTGCTGAAGCGGGAGATCATTGATTTGCTGCTGGAAGAGGGCATTGATAAATTTATACTGCTAGGCGAAAACGTTCTCAACTTTCATTACAATGGTGATGACTATTACGAAGAATGGTTTCAGGACATTGAGGATGGTTGGATCGCTGCCATCAATTTCCAGCCGCATGTGCTTCAGGAGTTGCGGGAAAGCAACCTCGACTATTATTTTAATTTTGGTGGGGAACTGGACGAAATGCCGTGGCGCACTTTCAGCCCCTCCGTTTTTTTTCATAAGGTAGAGGCCATTCTGAACCGCAGGCTTGCCACCCGGAATCCCTCCTGAAACAAGAATCCCATTTCTCCGTTTACTTTTGCCCAACCTAAATTCTAACTTGCTTTTGCGACCTTTTATCCTGCTGACCATTGCCCTTGCCTGTTGCACTCACCTGCACGCTCAGCATCTTGCCGCCTACGTGGATTACCGCGATCATTTTATCGCCTTTAATAAAGGAACCAAAATCTCTCTGGAGCACCTGCCCGTGCAGTCGTATCAGGTGGGAGGCAACAGCATCGGTTACCTCGACAATACAGGCCGCCTGAAAGTATACTACGATGGCGAAACCACCACGCTTGCCGAGGATTTTGTAAGAGACTTTACCGTTACAGATGCCCTGCTTTTTTACCAGTTCCGGCAGCAATTCTATGTATTTGACAAAGGAGAGAAAAAACTACTTACCACGGACGGAAGAGACCCTGTGGCAACCGACAGTCTTATCACTTATTTTGACCGCAACATCTTCTCCTTCAGGGTATATTATAATGGCCGCGACCATGGACTTGATGACCGGGCCGACCTGGCCGCAGTCAAGAATTTTGAGCCGGGCGGTAACCTCGTGGCTTTTGTGGATGCCAACTCTGCTTTTAAGGTTTTTTACCGTGGTCAGATCCATACGCTCTCGGCCTCATCCGGCCCGCAGGAATATTTTCCAGGAACGGATGTGGTGGCTTGGTTTGATGAATATGACCTGAGCTTCAAAGTATTTTACAAAGGTGAAATAACGGTGCTGGACAACTATCGCCCACGGCAGGTTTGGGCCGGAAACGGACTGGTGGCCTACCTTACCGATAATGAAGAATTCAAGGTATTTGATAATGGCTCAATTAAAGACCTGAGCCCGCTACCACCAACATGGGTGGAGGTAACCGACCGCGTCCTGCTTTTTGCTGATCTTACTACTTTCAGAATGTATTACAACGGCCATAGGCTGGCGCTGGAAAATGCAGTACCGGCTAAAATCGCTGCCGACTACAGAAATGTGGCCTATGCTGGTGATGATGGTCGACTGCGCATTATTTACCGGGGCGAACGGAAGGATATGGGTTTTGCGCAATTCTCAGAATACCACGTATATGGAGATGTGGTAGTTTATCTCACCTCGCAACGAAAAGCCAGCTTTTACTATAATGGCCGTACTTACCAGTAATATTTTATTACCATTTAAAAGTTTGATCCTAAAACTCTGACAGTGGGAATTTCGGATCCTTCATGATGTCTGTTTCTCGCCAGGTATTTTTTTAAAATGATCAGCCTTTCTAAAAAACCCGAATTTTTAAACCTAAGGAATTCAATTTTATTTCATTAGTAACAGAGCAGTTATTGTTTAAAAATTTTAACATAAAACATATCGTCACAAATGGCCTATAAATCAATCAACCCAGCAAATTTTAAAGAAATAAAAAGCTACGACCGGCTCACGGACGAGGCGCTGAAGGAGAAGATAAACAAAGCGCATGTTGCTTATGTAAGTTGGCGACACACCAGCTTCCATGAACGTAGCGTCTTGATGAGAAAGCTGGCGGCCTTGCTGCAGGAAAAATCAACGCACTATGCCAGGATCATGGTGGAGGAAATGGGAAAACCCATAAAGCAGGCGCGGGCAGAAGTGGATAAGTGCGCTTTGGTTTGTAAGTATTATGCTGACAATGCAGAAAAATTCCTGTCGCGGCAGGAGGTGGAATCCAATGCCAGCAAGAGCATGATCCAATATGATCCGCTAGGTGTAATCTATGCCGTGATGCCCTGGAACTTTCCTTACTGGCAGGTATTCCGTTTTGCGGCTCCGGCATTAATGGCTGGCAATACTGCGCTGCTGAAACATGCTGAGAATGTTCCCCAATGTGCCGGGGCCCTTGAGGAGATGTTTACAGCCGCAGGTTTTCCGGAAGGTGTTTTCCAGAACCTCTATATTTCTCACGAACAGAGTGATACGGTCATTGCCAACAAGTACGTGCAGGGCGTAACCCTGACTGGCAGCAACAGAGCCGGAAGCCATATAGCAGCAAAAGCGGGTGAGCATATCAAGAAGCATGTGCTGGAATTGGGTGGCAGCGATGCCTTCATTGTGCTGGCAGATGCAGACATTGAGAAAGCTATTGCCACGGGAGTAAACGCCCGCACAATGAATGCAGGCCAAAGCTGCATCGCGGCCAAGCGTTTCATTCTGCATAAAGACATTGCAGATAAGTTTCTGGATGGATTCAAAAGAAAAATGGAAGCGCTGAAAATAGGTGATCCCATGGATGAAAGCACTGAGATAGGTCCGATGGCCCGGAAAGATCTGATGGAAGAGCTGGAAAAGCAGGTGAATGAATCCGTACGGAAAGGGGCGAAGGTGCTGCTGGGCGGCAAACCTGCTGACCGGGAAGGTGCTTACTATTTGCCATCCATCCTCACGGATATTCCGGAAGACAGCCCGGCCTATGAAGATGAGCTATTTGGACCGGTCGCCATCGTTTTTGTAGTGGCAGATGATGATGAGGCCATTCGCATTGCCAACGATCATAAGTATGGCCTCGGTGGATCGCTCTGGACCCGCGATATAGAGAAAGCTTTGAAGATGAGCCATCGCCTCAATTCCGGCAGCGTTTTCATTAATGACATGACCAAGTCTGACCCGAGGCTGCCTTTTGGGGGCATCAAAGAATCCGGCTATGGACGGGAACTTTCGCACGTAGGTATTCATGAGTTTGTGAATATCAAGACAGTATATGTGGCCTGATGGGTAAAGCCACGCTCTTGCTCGGCACCAACTTAGGGGACCGGATGGCGAATATCAGGCAGGCGGAACAGCGCATTGCCAGGCAGGCAGGACAAATTGTTCTTCAATCTTCGGTGTACGAAACAGCCGCCTGGGGATACCGCAACCAGCCATCATTTCTCAACCAGGTGCTGGTGGTGGAAACGTCCTTGCCTCCGCAGGAACTGATGAAGGAATTGCTGCTGATCGAAAAGCAGATGGGCCGCAGCCGGACCACGCGCTGGCGGGAGCGCTCCATTGATATTGATATTCTGTTTTATGATGATCTTGTGCTGAACGAAGCGCACCTCGTTATCCCGCATCCTCATTTGCATGAGCGTAATTTCACCCTCGTTCCGCTTCGTGAAGTGATGCCCGGCTACCTCCATCCGGTGCTGAAAAAAACGGTAAGCCAGCTTGTTGACGAAAGCCGTGATAAATTAGCCGCTGAGATATATCAGCCTTAGAGGATGCAATACAGTTATATAGCCATTGAGGGATGCATAGGTGCAGGAAAAACGAGCCTTGCCACACGGCTTTCAGAGCAGAGGAAGGGGACCCTCATCCTGGAGGAATTCTCGGAAAATACTTTTCTTGAGAAATTCTATCAGAACCGCGAGCGTTATGCCTTTCCGCTGGAAGTGAGCTTTCTGGTTGAGCGATTCCGCCAATTACAGGTGATGTTGCCGGGAAAGGATTTGTTCGGCCAGATTCATTTCTCTGATTATCTCTTCGACAAGTCGCTGGTATTTGCACAGATCAATCTATCAGGCGATCATTACCAGCTATTCAAAAAGCTTTTCGAGTCCTTGCATGGCCAGCTTCCCCGCCCTGATCTCATCATCTACCTTTACAATACCGTAGAAAACTTGCAGCAGAATATCCGCAAACGCGGCCGCCATTTCGAGACCGGCATACCTGATTCGTATCTGGAAGATCTGCAGCATAGTTATCTCAACTATCTCAAGAGCCTGCCCAACCACAAAGTGATCCTTGCTGACGTCACGGAAATAGATTTTGTGGCGGATGGCAAAAACTTCCACGCAATAGAAGGGTTACTCCAGCAGGATTTCTCCGAAGGAATAACCAGGATAAAGCTGTAAAATACGCAGCGTCAAGAGAAATCAGGCATTTGCCCTTCAGCGTCTGGTTCCTTCCAAAGCCATTTACGGATTTTTCAAACCATCGAATTTCCACCTGGGAATAAATTTAACTTTGCGCAAGATCCCATAAACAGGCTTTTCCTTTAACGGTTTTGAGTTAAATGATTTTTAATAGTCCGCTAAAATATCATTTATCGTAAAGTCAATTTCGGGATCTAAATTTTATTCATATATTAATTTGATTAACAACATGTTAACAAAAACCAAAAGCGAAGAATTGCTTGAAAGAAGAAAGGCTGTTGTGGCCAATGGAGTAGGCGTGTTTAATACGGCTACTGCTGCATCAGCGAAGGGAGCGATTATTATTGATAGTGACGGGCGTGAACTGATTGACTTTGCCGGGGGCATTGGCGTGGTGAATGCCGGCCATTCTCCTGACGCGGTGGTGGAAGCCATCTATGAGCAGGCTAAGAAATTCATTCACACCAGTTTCAATGTAGTAACCTACGAACCCTACATAGCGCTCTGCGAAAAGCTTACACAACTGCTGCCACATGGCGATCATACCAAAGCCATGCTGGTGAGTACCGGAGCCGAGGCGGTGGAGAATGCCATAAAAATTGCGCGACAGGCAACAGGCCGGCAGGCTATCATTTCCTTTACCGGAGCTTTTCATGGCCGCACCATGATGGCCATGACGCTTACTTCAAAAGTGGACTATAAGCTTGACTGCGGGCCTTTTGCACCTGAAGTTTACCGGCTGCCATTCCCAAACTATTACCGCTACGGAAACGGCCTGACGGAAGAAAAATTCGTGGATCAGGAGCTGAAGCGGATGCATGAATCCATGCGCAATATGGTAGACCCGAACA
This genomic interval from Bacteroidia bacterium contains the following:
- a CDS encoding gliding motility-associated C-terminal domain-containing protein; this encodes MKYSFSFIICCFLLALPASAQDFSWVKFFQGQHIQRPISLSVDAAGNQYASFQFFQQITFDSINITRTGIYYRGLILKQDSAGNVLWYKVAENIGHSSGTSPALLPLGSAFNSSGNFLFVFASNYDVIIGNDTIAHPGTPGSSYVTFLAEFDTSGNLLEGRVLVQAQFNISCVYICGSARKIFCDDQDNLYISLNYSTPATVYDTSGTQTIGTTSGGPYPMVLKFSGSGKKYEWARVFPFLNYFSITDIDADLHGNVYVGSYWYNNSFTFGGSTISPPHRSTGAVFILDQNGNDQNWFHITSSENQSAIHDVAVHDSNTVYISGEIKGDSVLFGNIWKKTPVNGVYRYFARYKINGDLVWVKIEDTTYHSFGIRTHNREGSITQYEGEFVYLSYSARNYPIGYDGQIYSPSSSPYSDGMQLKFDKLGNILWGFRTTRQPFIAMGTDDFSNLYFSGSWLNDTITFGNYSAASTHSYDGFIGKTFDYGIFRGEVSSGPYCAGDTIEVPYTIHGNYGDSNYFVAEISDEFGNFTGGERELGRIKSKDSGTVVGVLPLFQVASSDKYRIRIRSTIPQVQSFYRLDTLRLLVYSRDNADPGGTETICRGDTFMLNTYGGTQWEWSPAYRMNDSTLRQPLIWPDSTTTYRIVISDTSGCGEADTAFKSILVRDDPKIESEFTDSSVCNNTPTLLKVNLSLGDTAGYHVRWYKLGGSSPVLARNSTPTGTFDTLSVTAPSGDTAGTVYMAVLNDSCSMNEDTAYIRVRTYEPLKIELPLLDTTLCKGAAVQIIPALTGGRNSTYKVNWHSTATYIQIDSLVYSAPNVQHATIITATFTDNCMMEDDSAQVDIHLFDSLQIQLGTASAAFNDTLLCPGQSLNLINRNSPGNNVMLQYQWFAGDSLLSTGSGFQVHADSIYQAFATNNGTLSQWLRLHYTDACFSISDSVLVTIPGKVEITSAISDTIVCRNTPFYFKVNLNGGDSSAYAVTYFEIDGPDTNLLATHNPTTYSDSLSLNIAAGDTGGTVFLALLDDGCNEQPDTVKIRVRSHLPLSLGLPFTDTTVCSGAELTVHPTGSNGNGDYNYTWHLLPNSPAQVGDSLKTGPVTQMLQYKVVLDDHCQAEKDSSTFTIRVFEQISAEIATGGVNLSDTIFCPGRELIFLNSADTFPDNTGIDYKWFVEGILLKTNDTATFNADNLYGQFNPSGTGPLSLNLKLQFGDICTTVYDSVLMHIPAPLEVTITGDTLVCPGKPVVLKATATGGLQQDYMFNWFHEKQGNWTDISTDPQRVSDTVTFFASTNPQSNGEVLAVSLKDGCNTDTVLTIHNLEYFSPLELTVLPDDTLLCHGTSIDFMTSTSGGSGMDYKVQWFDESGTLLDSGFTLMFDAEHSGNDKQVESKMYQAVLTDGCMPQADTATFTWRVNPPLMAMIQNQSNTLGDTVLCYGESLTLQSAGMGGIGMAYTYTWKLDGQPYSASPDITLFSDLLYDSLIQAGKSSVIVTLEMNDGCTGEKDSVNILIDILPPLDIQLTTPDTLCHGNDWIFGSAFSGGDTSNYLFQWYLNGAPVSQDSLFDFNFDDFLSNGGSPGTQTLEVIIEDNCSTPAALDSFQFIITEPLMLDITADKPCADPEITLSANASGGKPHQHLINWFDDSGNARGTGNTINLSPDRTLNVFAVLTDNCTNPEARDSIIIYPLPQISITQSDTAGCEPLQLEINISKENTTNYRYSLKLNGTLTDSFVTEEYTLILNNGNYLFELEAKGDGGCARSYFLNPIEVYPLPVANFSWDPSRPTWNNKTVRFINQSTEANSYTWEISSFGTYNEIEPTIAISDTGTHLVRLIAMTNFGCSDTSEKSLTIFPTYNLYLPNAFSPNSDNFNDRFIPQGTGFQSYDLKIFNRWGQLLFEGDETHHWDGTYRGELVMEGAYPYILQAIDDEDNRHLLKGTIQVLR
- a CDS encoding NAD-dependent succinate-semialdehyde dehydrogenase, producing the protein MAYKSINPANFKEIKSYDRLTDEALKEKINKAHVAYVSWRHTSFHERSVLMRKLAALLQEKSTHYARIMVEEMGKPIKQARAEVDKCALVCKYYADNAEKFLSRQEVESNASKSMIQYDPLGVIYAVMPWNFPYWQVFRFAAPALMAGNTALLKHAENVPQCAGALEEMFTAAGFPEGVFQNLYISHEQSDTVIANKYVQGVTLTGSNRAGSHIAAKAGEHIKKHVLELGGSDAFIVLADADIEKAIATGVNARTMNAGQSCIAAKRFILHKDIADKFLDGFKRKMEALKIGDPMDESTEIGPMARKDLMEELEKQVNESVRKGAKVLLGGKPADREGAYYLPSILTDIPEDSPAYEDELFGPVAIVFVVADDDEAIRIANDHKYGLGGSLWTRDIEKALKMSHRLNSGSVFINDMTKSDPRLPFGGIKESGYGRELSHVGIHEFVNIKTVYVA
- the folK gene encoding 2-amino-4-hydroxy-6-hydroxymethyldihydropteridine diphosphokinase, translating into MGKATLLLGTNLGDRMANIRQAEQRIARQAGQIVLQSSVYETAAWGYRNQPSFLNQVLVVETSLPPQELMKELLLIEKQMGRSRTTRWRERSIDIDILFYDDLVLNEAHLVIPHPHLHERNFTLVPLREVMPGYLHPVLKKTVSQLVDESRDKLAAEIYQP
- a CDS encoding deoxynucleoside kinase, coding for MQYSYIAIEGCIGAGKTSLATRLSEQRKGTLILEEFSENTFLEKFYQNRERYAFPLEVSFLVERFRQLQVMLPGKDLFGQIHFSDYLFDKSLVFAQINLSGDHYQLFKKLFESLHGQLPRPDLIIYLYNTVENLQQNIRKRGRHFETGIPDSYLEDLQHSYLNYLKSLPNHKVILADVTEIDFVADGKNFHAIEGLLQQDFSEGITRIKL